A region from the Muribaculum gordoncarteri genome encodes:
- a CDS encoding polysaccharide biosynthesis protein, translated as MSIFKDKVLLITGGTGSFGNAVLRRFLDSDIKEIRIFSRDEKKQDDMRHKLQNPKVKYFIGDVRNKQSVDIAMRGVDYVFSAAALKQVPSCEFFPMEATRTNVEGTNNVLLSAIENGVKNVVVLSTDKAAYPINAMGISKALMEKVAISKGRELGEGAPTTICCTRYGNVMASRGSVIPLWVDQMINGNPITITDPDMTRFMMTLDDAVDLVIYAFTHGHNGDLFVQKAPAATLDTLAKALKELYAQIDPKYGQTEVKVIGTRHGEKLYETLVTREEMAKAIDMGDYYRIPCDSRDLNYDKYFTEGEGSLTTIEDYHSHNTRRLDVEGMKKELMRLRFVREDLGLEEKAESKEIRSE; from the coding sequence ATGTCAATATTCAAAGACAAAGTCCTCTTGATTACCGGAGGCACAGGGTCCTTTGGCAACGCCGTATTAAGGCGTTTTCTGGATTCCGACATAAAGGAGATTCGCATTTTCAGTCGTGATGAAAAGAAACAGGACGATATGCGACACAAGCTTCAGAATCCCAAAGTGAAATATTTCATTGGCGATGTGCGCAACAAGCAGTCGGTTGACATTGCTATGCGCGGAGTTGACTATGTTTTCTCGGCTGCAGCACTAAAGCAAGTCCCCAGTTGCGAGTTCTTCCCCATGGAAGCCACACGCACAAACGTGGAGGGCACTAACAACGTGCTTCTATCGGCAATCGAAAACGGAGTCAAGAATGTAGTCGTTCTGTCAACCGACAAGGCTGCTTATCCAATCAATGCAATGGGAATATCAAAGGCCTTGATGGAAAAAGTTGCGATATCCAAAGGCCGAGAACTCGGCGAAGGAGCTCCCACGACAATATGTTGCACTCGTTACGGAAATGTAATGGCATCACGTGGTTCTGTAATCCCCTTGTGGGTTGACCAAATGATAAACGGCAATCCGATAACTATCACCGACCCCGACATGACTCGGTTCATGATGACACTTGACGATGCTGTCGACCTTGTAATATACGCTTTCACCCACGGTCATAACGGCGACCTTTTCGTCCAAAAAGCTCCGGCGGCGACACTCGACACATTGGCCAAAGCGTTGAAGGAACTTTATGCCCAAATAGATCCCAAATATGGTCAAACGGAAGTCAAAGTCATAGGAACTCGACACGGAGAGAAACTATATGAAACACTTGTTACCCGTGAAGAAATGGCCAAAGCCATCGACATGGGCGATTATTACCGAATACCCTGTGACTCTCGCGACCTAAATTACGACAAGTATTTCACCGAGGGAGAAGGTAGCCTAACAACCATTGAGGACTACCACAGCCACAACACAAGGAGGCTCGATGTCGAAGGTATGAAGAAAGAGCTCATGCGCCTACGTTTTGTCAGAGAAGACCTCGGCCTTGAAGAGAAAGCAGAATCTAAGGAAATACGTTCGGAATAA
- a CDS encoding acyltransferase family protein: MEKKEIVWIDWAKFICMLLVYWDHVMLYGYNSAPFIIPFRPFFVNAFFFISGYLIFLKQLSPNYIKLDTRAFLKSGFCEHGMIMNIIFKIAIPTIIFAAFDFIPACLVKGEEISIRAFIFDTLIEGGNWFTCALTVSELILFVLLMTRIKNILFYVFIGLMLAIFGVFLQKINYTILGNEHLPWFYKSGIIACAFLSLGGFYRVYEMIFDKFKGLFPVIFLLIAINVDLDCEPMSTWAGINLRGFIISVISIFALIDLCKQLPKFKFIQYISRHTIGFYFLSAAIPFLCIRICDLYIPLGPISFLIQFTLSFALAWLIVFLLEKYLPFIFDLRVLKSKK; the protein is encoded by the coding sequence ATGGAGAAGAAAGAAATAGTTTGGATTGATTGGGCGAAATTTATATGCATGCTACTTGTGTATTGGGATCACGTTATGTTATACGGGTATAACTCTGCACCCTTTATAATTCCATTTCGACCATTCTTTGTAAATGCATTCTTTTTTATAAGCGGATATTTAATATTTTTAAAACAATTATCCCCCAATTATATAAAATTAGATACTCGAGCTTTTCTTAAAAGCGGTTTTTGCGAGCATGGTATGATTATGAATATCATATTCAAAATAGCAATACCCACAATTATATTTGCAGCTTTTGATTTTATTCCGGCATGTTTGGTTAAGGGAGAAGAAATTTCTATTCGCGCTTTTATTTTTGACACACTAATTGAGGGTGGCAATTGGTTTACTTGTGCCCTTACAGTATCTGAACTTATATTATTTGTGTTATTAATGACACGAATTAAAAACATATTATTTTATGTTTTTATAGGATTAATGCTTGCTATTTTTGGTGTTTTTTTACAGAAAATCAATTATACAATTCTTGGGAACGAACATTTACCCTGGTTTTATAAAAGTGGGATAATAGCATGTGCATTTCTTTCATTAGGAGGCTTCTATCGTGTATATGAAATGATTTTTGACAAATTTAAAGGGCTATTTCCTGTGATATTTCTTTTAATTGCAATAAATGTTGATCTTGATTGTGAGCCAATGTCGACATGGGCAGGAATAAACTTAAGAGGATTTATAATAAGTGTTATCTCAATATTTGCTTTAATTGATCTTTGTAAACAATTACCCAAATTCAAATTCATTCAATACATTTCAAGACATACAATTGGCTTTTATTTTTTATCAGCCGCGATTCCATTTTTATGCATAAGGATTTGTGATTTATATATTCCATTAGGTCCTATATCGTTTCTGATACAATTTACTTTGAGTTTTGCTCTTGCTTGGCTTATTGTATTCTTGTTAGAAAAATATTTACCATTCATTTTTGATTTACGCGTATTAAAATCTAAGAAATAA
- a CDS encoding SDR family oxidoreductase, with translation MKFLVLGCNGMAGHQISLYLQEQGHDVTGFALEKSKLLNHSIAGDATDFDSLNTIIQTGKYDTVINCIGILNQFAENNHALAALLNSYLPHFVAASANAVDTQVIHMSTDCVFSGARGQYTEDDFPDGTTFYDRSKALGELNDDKNITLRNSIVGPDINERGIGLMNWFMKQSGEINGFTGALWTGQTTLQLAKTMEAAAKERATGLYNTVPDCHISKYDLLGLFNKYLRGNSMTIHPIEGVNADKSLKRTRFDFSYRIPDYEKMVAEAAQWIFKHKSLYPHYNL, from the coding sequence ATGAAGTTTCTTGTATTGGGGTGTAACGGAATGGCCGGACACCAGATATCGCTATACTTGCAAGAGCAAGGTCACGATGTTACAGGATTTGCCCTCGAAAAATCCAAGCTATTGAATCATAGCATCGCAGGAGATGCAACCGACTTCGATTCGTTAAATACAATAATCCAAACGGGGAAATATGACACGGTTATAAACTGCATTGGAATTCTCAATCAGTTTGCTGAAAATAATCACGCCTTGGCTGCATTGCTCAACAGTTATCTGCCGCATTTCGTGGCCGCATCGGCCAATGCTGTCGACACGCAAGTGATCCACATGAGCACCGACTGTGTTTTCTCTGGTGCTCGCGGTCAATACACCGAAGATGATTTTCCTGATGGTACTACATTCTACGACCGAAGCAAAGCTCTGGGCGAGCTCAATGACGACAAAAATATAACATTGCGTAATTCAATCGTAGGTCCCGACATAAATGAGCGAGGTATCGGACTCATGAACTGGTTCATGAAACAAAGCGGCGAAATAAACGGTTTCACCGGGGCTCTGTGGACAGGACAGACTACGCTTCAACTCGCTAAAACGATGGAAGCGGCGGCTAAGGAGAGGGCAACCGGACTATACAACACTGTTCCCGACTGTCACATATCAAAATATGATCTGCTGGGACTATTCAACAAATATTTGCGTGGAAACTCAATGACAATACACCCTATCGAAGGTGTTAACGCCGACAAGTCGCTGAAACGTACGCGATTTGATTTCAGCTACAGAATCCCCGACTATGAAAAGATGGTGGCCGAAGCGGCTCAATGGATTTTCAAGCACAAGTCACTTTATCCTCATTACAACCTGTAA